The DNA sequence TGAAACCCTCTGTTCCTGGGCTGGCGGAACGATGAAATCGGATGAGATCAATGCCATGTGGAGTACGTGGGAAGACTGGATCTACAACGGTTCCTGGAGCGGTAATACTCTTGTTCTATTCCCCCTGCCCGAAGAAACCGTTGAGAGAATGAGCAGTATTACACTGGAAACCAAAGAGGAACATGAAATAGAATACAGCAGATTTTATGTGGGGATAATCTCAGAGCAATAGGAATTCAGAATTCCTCAAACCTCTTACGGAGGCAACATCGTCTGGAATAGCGTCTTGCCACCCTGATCTGGTGTTTTCCCTTGAATCGAACCTCTGTATATATGGCTTGATGTCAATCAAAGGTGTACCATCCAATATATCGATATCTTTAATATGAAGAATATTGTCCTCAATTCTATCTAATCGCACGAGACTCATCCCTAATTTATTGGGGCGATGTGGAGTTCGTGTAGCGAAAATACCATGTTCCTGATCTGAAAGATATGGCTTCAGGCGTAAACAAGTTTTCTGGGATTGGTGGAAGTAATAGAATAGATAGATATGAGAAAATCCCTGCAGATCTTTCAATCCATCAGCATATTCGACATCTAATACAACTGTTCCTTTAATGTCCGTGCAAAAGACAGGTTGGATTGGCGTCTTGGATTTTTCTTCATGGGGGGAATGAATAACACCTATCGGATGAAAAATAAATTTATTATCATGCACTTCACAACCTCGAATCTTTTATAGAAATATAACGTTAGCATCATCTATCTAAGACGAATAATATGACAAAGGATTTTCCGGTGGAATGAGGGCCGAAGCAATGTATGCTCCGGCCCCGTCCTAATAGGGAGAAGAGGTTAGACCTTATCTTCCCCGCATTTGTATTTGTTTCCTACCATGTGCACCTCCTTTGTTGGGGGTTTCAGTTTTAGAGGGCTGAGCTAGGCCAGCACCTCCGTGCGTATGCCTTTCCCTTTCCTCATGTGCACCTCCTTTCGGTTGGAGTTGGTATACCTAATAGACTAAAAAGTGCGTTCACATGTCAAGTAATGAGAAATTCCAGCAGACTGATATGCCTGATTCCATTTCGACCCTGATACATCTCATCCATACTTATTACAGTTTTGGGATAGTTGTCCTTTATCACTTCAAGTGAATGAAATTCTCTTTCTACAGTTTCCGGTGAAGCAAGAAGATAGGCAACCTGAAAATACTCCAATTCTCCTGACTTCTCGGTGACAAAATCAACCTCGTATTCCCCTATACTGCCGGTACTTACTCTGAAACCCCTTCGATGCAATTCCAGGAATACGAGGTTCTCGAGTATCCCGGAAATGTCAGATTCTCTATATCCGATAGAAGCATTTCGAATTCCGAGATCGTTTACATAGTATTTCGCTCTCAGTTCGAGATGTTTTTTTCTTTTAATATCGTATCTGCCAACTCGATGAATCAGATAGGCGTCTTCCATATGTGACAGGTAGTTCA is a window from the Candidatus Aegiribacteria sp. genome containing:
- the tsaA gene encoding tRNA (N6-threonylcarbamoyladenosine(37)-N6)-methyltransferase TrmO — protein: MHDNKFIFHPIGVIHSPHEEKSKTPIQPVFCTDIKGTVVLDVEYADGLKDLQGFSHIYLFYYFHQSQKTCLRLKPYLSDQEHGIFATRTPHRPNKLGMSLVRLDRIEDNILHIKDIDILDGTPLIDIKPYIQRFDSRENTRSGWQDAIPDDVASVRGLRNSEFLLL
- a CDS encoding DUF4143 domain-containing protein, with protein sequence NYLSHMEDAYLIHRVGRYDIKRKKHLELRAKYYVNDLGIRNASIGYRESDISGILENLVFLELHRRGFRVSTGSIGEYEVDFVTEKSGELEYFQVAYLLASPETVEREFHSLEVIKDNYPKTVISMDEMYQGRNGIRHISLLEFLIT